From one Aeropyrum camini SY1 = JCM 12091 genomic stretch:
- a CDS encoding branched-chain amino acid ABC transporter permease, which yields MPGLLEQWGNLVFQGVLMGLLYSLIALGYNIVYRVNKSINFAVPEVVLLAAYLAWVASIATGNLAAALAIALAASIAVSMAMERLVARPLLGRPPIALIGATLGLFYMLKGVVLIVGKGEVAVLPFYPEVYRLGFLTVGTNDVVAFLGSIAVLAGVVLLHRKTSFGAAMRGVAEDAEGAAAYGLPVRRLMLAGWALAGLVSGLASLLLAIKTQISPDLEFFAIIALAASLIAGLDSLGGIVVGGVFLGLAEQVASKILDPYLPGIGRDIAFFILLLVLLVKPYGLFGSERIERL from the coding sequence GTGCCGGGGCTCCTCGAGCAGTGGGGCAATCTGGTGTTCCAGGGCGTCCTCATGGGCCTCCTATACTCGCTCATAGCCCTGGGGTATAACATTGTATACAGGGTCAACAAATCTATAAACTTCGCCGTACCCGAGGTCGTTCTCCTCGCGGCTTACCTAGCGTGGGTAGCCTCGATAGCAACAGGCAACCTCGCAGCAGCCTTGGCCATAGCCCTCGCCGCCAGCATAGCGGTGAGCATGGCTATGGAGAGGCTTGTGGCGAGGCCTCTTCTAGGCCGGCCGCCCATAGCCCTCATCGGGGCGACCCTAGGCCTATTCTACATGCTCAAGGGTGTCGTGCTTATAGTCGGGAAGGGGGAGGTGGCCGTCCTCCCGTTCTATCCAGAGGTGTATAGGCTAGGGTTTCTAACAGTAGGCACCAACGACGTAGTAGCCTTCCTAGGCTCCATCGCAGTGCTGGCGGGTGTGGTGTTACTGCATAGGAAGACCAGCTTCGGAGCAGCTATGAGGGGTGTGGCGGAGGATGCTGAGGGGGCGGCCGCCTATGGGCTGCCTGTTAGGAGGCTCATGCTAGCTGGCTGGGCCCTGGCAGGCCTCGTAAGCGGCCTTGCCAGCCTCCTCCTCGCCATAAAAACCCAGATATCGCCCGACCTAGAGTTCTTCGCCATCATAGCGCTTGCGGCGAGCTTGATAGCAGGGCTTGACAGCCTGGGAGGCATAGTCGTGGGAGGGGTCTTCCTAGGCCTCGCCGAGCAGGTCGCCAGCAAGATTCTAGACCCCTACCTACCTGGGATAGGGAGGGACATAGCCTTCTTCATACTGCTTCTAGTCCTCCTCGTCAAGCCCTACGG
- a CDS encoding AMP-dependent synthetase/ligase codes for MEARSVERQREKPWEGEIYESTFPWLLEWRAKTQPDRVAFRWKRYGIWRRYTWRDYYTRVAYAALALESLGLGPGETGAFITFNRPSWVIYEVGVQLLGGRAMGIYRDSLSDEVGYLLDAGDAKFVMVEGQEQLDRVLESGVDVDKIIIDEAKGLHQYRGMVGSKIVTFGDIMRMGKKLYLDGGDQRVRKLMGELEPDMVCGLFTTSGTTGLPKLAMISFKNMLAMAHQLNLVDPVSGDWEYVSFLPTAWIGEQMMSIPYHMIGGFKVNFPETPHTLWRDFREIAPHFMFSPPRIWERIAKDIMARIDDADPLKRAAFRLAYKIGYEAARRRLVKGRSRPPAAWRILYFIAYWLALRAVLDKAGLKRIVRAYTGGAMIGEDYVMFYHSLGVNLKQIYGQTEVAGIAVVHPDDDVRPDTVGKPLPLTEVRISEDGEILMRSPAMMKGYYKNEEATAKTIVDGWLRTGDVGVITEDGHLKVLDRAKEIIVLSDGTRVAPQVIQNKLKFSPYIGEAAIVGSGKPYLAALVNIDFEIVSRWAERRRIPFTSYSDLSQKPEVLQLLKREIEKVNRRLPEKERIRRFVSLFKEFHPDDEEMTRTRKLRRMVIESRYAGLIEAIYRGDEEYELTVTMKLEDGRRVQVTRRVKIIDVEV; via the coding sequence GTGGAGGCCCGCAGCGTGGAGAGGCAGCGCGAGAAGCCTTGGGAGGGAGAGATCTACGAGTCCACCTTCCCCTGGCTACTCGAGTGGAGGGCCAAAACACAGCCGGACAGGGTTGCATTCAGGTGGAAGAGGTATGGGATCTGGAGGAGGTATACCTGGCGTGACTACTACACGAGGGTGGCCTACGCGGCACTAGCCCTGGAGAGCCTCGGCCTCGGCCCGGGGGAGACAGGTGCTTTCATAACGTTCAACAGGCCCTCCTGGGTGATATACGAGGTCGGCGTCCAGCTCCTGGGAGGCAGGGCCATGGGGATATACCGGGACAGCCTGAGCGACGAGGTGGGCTACCTACTCGACGCGGGTGATGCAAAGTTCGTGATGGTAGAGGGTCAGGAGCAGCTTGACAGGGTGCTGGAGTCTGGCGTTGATGTTGATAAGATAATTATTGATGAGGCCAAGGGGCTGCACCAGTACCGGGGGATGGTCGGCTCGAAAATAGTCACGTTCGGCGACATCATGAGGATGGGGAAGAAGCTCTACCTTGACGGGGGCGACCAGAGGGTTAGGAAGCTGATGGGCGAGCTGGAGCCGGACATGGTGTGCGGGTTATTCACAACAAGCGGCACAACAGGGCTGCCGAAGCTGGCCATGATATCGTTCAAGAACATGCTGGCCATGGCTCACCAGCTTAACCTCGTTGACCCCGTCAGCGGGGACTGGGAGTACGTCTCCTTCCTGCCCACAGCGTGGATTGGGGAGCAAATGATGAGCATCCCCTACCACATGATAGGGGGGTTCAAGGTTAACTTCCCGGAGACTCCCCACACGCTGTGGAGGGACTTCAGAGAGATCGCCCCCCACTTCATGTTCTCGCCGCCTAGGATATGGGAGAGGATAGCCAAGGATATTATGGCGAGGATAGACGATGCAGACCCTCTCAAGAGGGCGGCCTTCAGGCTGGCGTACAAGATCGGCTACGAGGCGGCTAGGAGGCGGCTTGTTAAGGGGCGAAGCAGGCCGCCCGCAGCGTGGAGGATCCTATACTTCATAGCCTACTGGCTGGCCCTTAGAGCCGTGCTGGATAAGGCCGGGCTCAAGAGGATTGTGAGGGCTTACACGGGCGGGGCTATGATAGGCGAGGACTACGTGATGTTCTACCACTCCCTCGGGGTGAACCTTAAGCAGATATACGGTCAGACCGAGGTTGCGGGTATAGCCGTCGTCCACCCCGACGACGATGTTAGGCCCGACACCGTCGGTAAGCCGCTGCCCCTCACGGAGGTTAGGATAAGCGAGGACGGCGAGATACTTATGAGGAGCCCGGCTATGATGAAGGGTTACTACAAAAACGAGGAGGCCACGGCAAAGACCATAGTAGATGGGTGGCTCAGGACTGGCGACGTGGGTGTGATAACTGAGGACGGCCACCTCAAGGTTCTGGATAGAGCTAAGGAGATAATAGTCCTCTCCGACGGAACCAGAGTGGCCCCCCAGGTTATTCAGAACAAGCTGAAGTTCAGCCCGTACATAGGAGAGGCGGCTATAGTGGGCTCTGGAAAACCCTACCTAGCCGCCCTAGTAAACATAGACTTCGAGATAGTGTCGAGGTGGGCGGAGAGGAGGAGGATACCCTTCACGAGCTACTCAGACCTTTCGCAGAAGCCTGAGGTCCTCCAGCTACTCAAGAGGGAGATAGAGAAGGTTAACAGGAGGCTCCCGGAGAAGGAGAGGATCAGGAGGTTCGTGAGCCTCTTCAAGGAGTTCCACCCTGACGACGAGGAGATGACTAGAACCAGGAAGCTCCGGAGGATGGTTATAGAGTCCAGGTATGCCGGCCTTATAGAAGCCATATACAGAGGGGACGAGGAGTATGAGCTCACGGTAACTATGAAGCTTGAGGACGGGAGGAGGGTCCAGGTGACTAGGAGGGTCAAGATTATAGACGTCGAGGTGTGA
- a CDS encoding ABC transporter ATP-binding protein — MSSPSTVEKYKFDRVWDYGELYTRPRQIGKPVLWTEGITLRFGGVTALDGVSVEVRRGEILGIIGPNGAGKTSLLNVITGVYKPQKGKVYFKGRDITGLRPHQRTLLGISRTFQHSELFHGMTVLENIMVRLHPWTRGSIIEKALWAFRAKRWEVEARERAEHVIDLLDLHKYRHSPIGSLPPGIQKKVDLAGALAQNPEVVLMDEPMAGLSKEEKEDIVRAVIETSETMHTTMVLIEHDMEVVTDICDRVVVMDYGKVIFEGPPHEAVADERVRKAYLGE; from the coding sequence TTGTCCTCTCCATCTACCGTCGAGAAATACAAGTTCGATAGGGTGTGGGACTACGGAGAGCTGTACACTAGGCCCAGGCAGATTGGAAAGCCAGTTCTCTGGACGGAGGGTATAACACTCAGGTTCGGCGGCGTGACCGCGCTAGATGGCGTGAGCGTAGAGGTTAGGCGGGGGGAAATTCTGGGTATTATAGGCCCCAACGGGGCTGGCAAGACCAGCCTCCTAAACGTTATAACAGGCGTCTACAAACCACAGAAGGGAAAGGTGTACTTTAAAGGTAGGGATATAACTGGGCTTAGGCCCCACCAGCGCACGCTACTAGGCATATCAAGGACCTTCCAACACAGCGAGTTATTCCACGGCATGACAGTCCTTGAGAATATCATGGTTAGGCTCCACCCCTGGACCCGGGGAAGCATTATAGAGAAGGCGCTCTGGGCCTTCAGAGCTAAAAGGTGGGAGGTGGAGGCTAGGGAGAGGGCCGAGCATGTCATCGACCTGCTCGACCTCCACAAGTACAGACACAGCCCGATAGGCTCACTCCCCCCGGGCATACAGAAGAAGGTCGACCTGGCGGGCGCCCTTGCCCAGAACCCGGAGGTGGTGCTGATGGATGAGCCTATGGCTGGGCTCTCGAAGGAGGAGAAGGAGGATATCGTCAGGGCGGTGATCGAGACGAGCGAGACGATGCACACCACCATGGTCCTTATAGAGCATGACATGGAGGTTGTCACAGATATATGTGACAGGGTGGTGGTGATGGACTATGGCAAGGTCATATTCGAGGGTCCCCCGCACGAGGCTGTGGCCGATGAGAGGGTGAGGAAGGCGTACCTGGGTGAGTAG
- a CDS encoding class I adenylate-forming enzyme family protein, protein MHEEIFKRSSREGCALIQAETGYCYTWRSLASFIERVGGWLQSRGAGLGAQVAVASENLVEAIAFSLAVLASGARLVLIDPLTVGEDLVWQLEGRGGLETLAASRSFLERNREAVARIDNIKTVVELSNNPQPLEVEGVESLGLGEVLSSSVTLEGDVGPEDDSFSIYYAGIAGRTMQAIHTHLGLWMGSKVFAGTAGIDRDTVSLLATPFTHVLGLQASLIAPLIQGAVVVAMQKWNPKLAGELISKGAVNYLAGVPLMFQQLLEQGAAGGLRLAVSAGAPLPPELQKRFGSEAGTPLLQAYGMSESLILTFQTPGIGGVEGTIGVPLPGVDISLLAEDGGVKPPPGVGELLAQAPWVMKGYEFEEENSKAFVDGWLRTGDIIEVTGQGLMFFRGVRKRIIKYKGYAILARDLEVILESHPDVVEARVWGEPAGDVGQIPVARVVLRAGSTASPEELMEYVNRRVSFYKKIRRVDIEGYR, encoded by the coding sequence GTGCATGAGGAGATATTCAAGAGGTCATCCCGAGAGGGCTGCGCCCTTATCCAGGCGGAGACAGGCTACTGCTACACCTGGAGGAGCCTTGCCTCCTTTATAGAGAGGGTTGGGGGCTGGCTCCAGTCCAGGGGGGCTGGGCTTGGAGCCCAGGTGGCTGTAGCCTCTGAGAACCTCGTAGAGGCTATAGCCTTCTCCCTCGCCGTCCTGGCCTCGGGCGCTAGGCTCGTCTTAATAGACCCTCTGACTGTGGGCGAGGACCTGGTTTGGCAGTTGGAGGGGCGTGGGGGGCTGGAGACTCTGGCTGCAAGCAGGAGCTTCCTGGAGAGGAATAGGGAGGCCGTGGCGAGGATAGATAATATAAAGACTGTGGTGGAGCTCTCCAACAACCCCCAGCCCCTCGAGGTTGAGGGTGTAGAGTCACTGGGCCTCGGCGAGGTCCTCTCGAGCTCCGTGACGCTTGAGGGGGATGTAGGGCCTGAGGACGACTCGTTCTCGATATACTATGCAGGTATAGCCGGGAGGACCATGCAGGCCATACACACCCACCTCGGCCTCTGGATGGGGTCTAAGGTTTTCGCGGGCACAGCTGGAATAGACAGGGACACGGTTAGCCTGCTGGCCACACCCTTCACCCACGTCCTGGGCCTGCAGGCATCTCTCATAGCCCCTCTCATCCAGGGGGCCGTCGTGGTAGCAATGCAGAAGTGGAACCCGAAGCTGGCGGGGGAGCTCATATCAAAGGGGGCTGTGAACTACCTTGCTGGCGTCCCCCTCATGTTCCAGCAGCTGCTGGAGCAGGGCGCCGCTGGAGGCCTAAGGCTGGCGGTCTCCGCTGGAGCTCCTCTCCCGCCAGAGCTGCAGAAGAGGTTTGGCAGCGAGGCGGGCACCCCACTGCTCCAGGCCTACGGCATGAGCGAGAGCCTAATACTAACTTTCCAGACGCCCGGCATTGGGGGGGTTGAGGGCACTATCGGGGTGCCTCTCCCCGGTGTCGATATTTCCCTCCTGGCCGAAGACGGAGGCGTAAAGCCTCCCCCAGGAGTCGGGGAGCTGCTGGCCCAGGCACCCTGGGTTATGAAGGGTTACGAGTTTGAAGAGGAGAACTCCAAGGCTTTTGTCGACGGGTGGCTGAGGACGGGTGACATAATAGAGGTCACCGGACAGGGTCTCATGTTCTTCCGGGGGGTCAGGAAGAGGATAATCAAGTATAAGGGCTACGCCATACTTGCCAGGGATCTGGAGGTCATACTTGAGTCTCACCCCGACGTCGTCGAGGCTAGGGTGTGGGGCGAGCCCGCCGGGGATGTGGGCCAAATACCCGTCGCCAGGGTAGTACTTAGAGCGGGCTCCACAGCATCGCCAGAGGAGCTTATGGAGTACGTTAACAGGAGGGTCTCATTCTACAAGAAGATAAGGCGGGTAGATATAGAGGGTTACAGGTAA
- a CDS encoding DUF4129 domain-containing protein, whose protein sequence is MIPPEARHVIPLPPLETTAAPAPVGEGGGGATYTGVVTIPYVNVGSPEASGAGLLYIAAIVAILFMAVVLLGGASGGRRVAGFSPAAVVGGLRRAWSYFYPGRKRSLRLALEAMYEKALSRGARIARSMTPREAAEEAEASGVRARELVELYYSGVYAPGEPSEEMVRRAWRLARDEG, encoded by the coding sequence TTGATACCGCCCGAGGCTAGGCACGTCATACCCCTCCCGCCTCTAGAAACCACGGCAGCCCCTGCCCCCGTCGGCGAGGGCGGTGGCGGAGCTACCTACACAGGGGTAGTCACGATTCCTTACGTAAACGTCGGTAGCCCTGAAGCCTCTGGAGCAGGCCTCCTGTACATCGCAGCCATCGTCGCCATACTCTTCATGGCCGTCGTCCTCCTGGGCGGCGCCAGCGGGGGGAGGAGGGTGGCCGGGTTCTCCCCTGCGGCTGTTGTTGGCGGGTTGAGGAGGGCTTGGAGCTACTTCTACCCGGGTAGGAAGAGGAGCCTCCGTCTAGCGCTCGAGGCTATGTATGAGAAGGCCCTGTCGCGGGGGGCTAGGATAGCAAGGTCTATGACGCCTAGGGAGGCTGCGGAAGAGGCTGAGGCCTCAGGCGTCAGAGCGCGGGAGCTTGTAGAGCTTTATTACTCTGGCGTTTACGCCCCGGGCGAGCCGAGCGAGGAGATGGTGAGGAGGGCCTGGAGGCTGGCCAGGGATGAGGGCTAG
- a CDS encoding aminopeptidase has protein sequence MRARAILLFTLITGLVLSGAAVDAAMRGELRIYTSTSPSNPSVYGASEFYEAARESYGAMLIRSIEELDGLAADRGGSIVYVVIAPDKPFTYEEYQVLSRLASQGRLKMLVMDETIVSNWLLERMAGVRISGEELVRPGASGGWQYIVEVDCGPLGAGLASKPSFIEVDGGGEPLCTSRGLEEDRVLAVKVERGGFNALVVADSSMCANFMLDPPPWLGDGNRSLCLGLLSLLVEPGDVVVFDDAHYKGLPIYFRYGQALAGLAAVPSRALSSMWSINQYATLASIIVFSTVIAALARPWRPLERGVGDEALEKLALYALHEAARRDRLLRLCLALGPALRIRPLRRLLLERAYRVLGVKGG, from the coding sequence ATGAGGGCTAGAGCAATCCTCCTATTCACACTCATAACAGGGCTGGTCCTCTCTGGGGCTGCCGTGGACGCGGCCATGAGGGGGGAGTTGAGGATCTATACCTCCACTTCACCATCGAACCCCTCAGTCTACGGGGCCAGCGAGTTCTACGAGGCCGCTAGGGAGTCCTACGGCGCGATGCTTATCAGGAGTATTGAGGAGTTGGATGGGCTGGCGGCGGATAGAGGGGGGTCGATAGTTTACGTCGTAATAGCCCCCGACAAGCCATTCACGTATGAGGAATACCAGGTGTTAAGCCGACTGGCATCCCAGGGCAGGCTAAAGATGCTCGTGATGGACGAGACCATAGTCTCCAACTGGCTTCTCGAGAGGATGGCTGGGGTGAGGATTTCGGGGGAGGAGCTGGTTAGGCCCGGCGCCTCCGGGGGGTGGCAGTATATAGTTGAGGTCGACTGCGGCCCCCTCGGGGCTGGTCTAGCGTCTAAGCCGAGCTTCATAGAGGTGGATGGCGGAGGCGAGCCCCTCTGCACCTCCAGAGGGTTGGAGGAGGACAGGGTTCTAGCTGTTAAGGTTGAGAGAGGCGGCTTCAATGCTTTGGTGGTGGCCGACTCGAGCATGTGTGCCAACTTCATGCTAGACCCCCCGCCGTGGCTGGGCGATGGCAACAGGAGCCTCTGCCTCGGCCTGCTCAGCCTGCTCGTTGAGCCCGGGGATGTTGTGGTGTTCGACGACGCCCACTATAAGGGGCTCCCAATATACTTCAGGTATGGCCAGGCCCTCGCCGGGCTGGCGGCAGTGCCGTCGAGAGCATTATCCTCAATGTGGAGTATAAATCAGTATGCAACCCTAGCGTCCATAATAGTCTTCTCAACCGTCATAGCGGCGCTGGCTAGACCGTGGAGGCCTCTGGAGAGGGGTGTTGGTGATGAGGCGTTGGAGAAGCTAGCCCTCTACGCCCTCCACGAGGCCGCTAGGAGGGACCGCCTCCTGAGGCTGTGCCTAGCCCTGGGGCCTGCCTTGAGGATAAGGCCTCTTAGGCGCCTCCTACTCGAAAGGGCTTATAGGGTTCTGGGTGTTAAGGGTGGATAA
- a CDS encoding AAA family ATPase — protein MDKVFSRISEEVSKVIVGKQREIRLVLAALTARGHVLLEGVPGVAKTTMARAIARATGLRFSRIQFTPDMLPSDVIGTMVYDQRTGEFVFRRGPVFANVVLADEVNRANPRTQSAFLEAMQEGQVTVWGETHRLPNPFIVLATMNPIELEGVYPLPEAQLDRFMARVVVGHPSPEELVEIMDRYRSITEFPVEPVARPEDIVAAQEAVWKIHVDRNVKLYIARIVEETHKHPAVQLGGSPRAALSIMMLSRGLALLDGLGYVIPDHVKEAAKAALPHRLILTTEAKLEGVRPESVVEDILSSVETP, from the coding sequence GTGGATAAGGTTTTCTCGCGCATTAGCGAGGAGGTTTCCAAGGTTATAGTCGGGAAGCAGCGGGAGATAAGGCTAGTGCTGGCCGCTCTCACCGCCCGGGGTCACGTTCTGCTGGAGGGCGTACCGGGCGTAGCTAAGACCACTATGGCTAGGGCCATAGCCAGGGCCACTGGCCTCAGGTTCTCCAGGATCCAGTTCACCCCTGACATGCTGCCGAGCGATGTCATAGGTACTATGGTGTACGACCAGAGGACTGGAGAGTTCGTTTTTAGGCGTGGTCCTGTTTTTGCTAATGTTGTTCTTGCTGATGAGGTTAACCGTGCTAACCCTCGTACCCAGAGTGCTTTCTTGGAGGCTATGCAGGAGGGGCAGGTTACTGTTTGGGGTGAGACCCACAGGCTCCCCAACCCCTTCATAGTACTCGCCACAATGAACCCCATAGAGCTCGAGGGAGTCTACCCACTACCAGAAGCACAACTAGACCGATTCATGGCCCGCGTCGTAGTGGGGCATCCGTCGCCCGAGGAGCTAGTAGAGATTATGGATAGGTATAGGAGTATAACAGAGTTCCCTGTGGAGCCCGTCGCGAGGCCCGAGGACATAGTGGCGGCTCAGGAGGCTGTGTGGAAGATCCACGTAGACAGAAACGTAAAGCTGTATATAGCGAGGATTGTTGAGGAGACCCACAAACACCCAGCCGTCCAGCTAGGAGGCTCACCCAGGGCAGCCCTCTCTATAATGATGCTCTCCCGAGGCCTAGCCCTGCTAGACGGGCTTGGCTACGTCATCCCCGACCATGTCAAGGAGGCGGCGAAGGCTGCACTCCCCCACAGGCTCATCCTCACTACAGAGGCCAAGCTGGAGGGGGTCAGGCCTGAGTCGGTTGTAGAGGACATACTCTCCTCCGTCGAGACACCCTAA
- a CDS encoding DUF58 domain-containing protein, which produces MLTRRGWSLLLASGISSAGALATGDPMLLASSLLGILALGLSMLYSKRIHTLLSRARVSRATGHIKAVEGARVRIAFRVEAPHGLPRGTVVRDSPPRRVVVVGEPEALVESTPGGVVEAWYEVRPSVGSHRWSEVEVYAKAPGELAVASVRHSLPVLLQAAPSRRALEQVRLRLAALTGYSKPVNRRWPLGYEFLELREYQPGDDPRLIHWPSTARAGTLVVRETAMETRLNMTIVLDASGEMWIGGPLASPIDHAARLTLALASLAWESGGSASVFLFNGWSCFEARGAMDTASLATVLSRLQEGHGRSTEGLASCARKASSMRPRRPLILVTGPGVNLAWLVKRVEESPRPPTPLILYALMTPTGSSPEERLVRAGALREAEAVGGRRVVAGGWLESSIKLLKTLEVYSP; this is translated from the coding sequence ATGCTCACCAGGAGGGGCTGGAGCCTTCTGCTGGCGTCGGGCATATCCTCAGCCGGGGCTCTGGCCACGGGAGACCCAATGCTCCTCGCCTCTAGCCTCCTGGGCATCCTCGCCCTAGGCCTCTCCATGCTATACTCCAAGCGTATTCACACACTCCTAAGCCGAGCCCGGGTCTCTAGGGCCACGGGCCATATCAAGGCGGTGGAGGGGGCTAGGGTGAGGATAGCCTTCAGGGTTGAGGCGCCACACGGCCTCCCCCGAGGGACTGTTGTGAGGGACTCCCCGCCGAGGCGGGTTGTCGTCGTGGGGGAGCCCGAGGCTTTAGTCGAATCGACACCGGGCGGGGTTGTTGAGGCGTGGTACGAGGTCAGGCCCTCAGTGGGCAGCCACAGGTGGTCTGAGGTTGAAGTCTACGCCAAAGCCCCCGGAGAGCTTGCGGTGGCGAGCGTTAGACACTCCCTCCCTGTGCTGCTGCAGGCGGCTCCTAGCCGGAGGGCTTTAGAGCAGGTTAGGCTTAGGCTAGCCGCCCTGACTGGCTATTCGAAGCCGGTCAACAGGAGGTGGCCCCTAGGCTACGAGTTCCTGGAGCTTAGGGAGTACCAGCCCGGTGATGATCCCCGCCTGATACACTGGCCATCAACAGCCAGGGCGGGGACGCTGGTCGTCAGGGAGACTGCAATGGAGACTAGGCTCAACATGACAATCGTTCTGGACGCCAGCGGCGAGATGTGGATAGGCGGGCCGCTAGCCTCTCCGATAGACCACGCCGCCAGGCTGACACTCGCCCTCGCGTCGCTAGCTTGGGAGTCAGGCGGCTCAGCCTCGGTCTTCCTCTTTAACGGGTGGAGCTGCTTCGAGGCCAGGGGGGCTATGGACACAGCCTCCCTCGCCACAGTGCTCTCGAGGCTCCAGGAGGGTCACGGCCGCTCCACGGAAGGGCTGGCTAGCTGTGCCCGTAAAGCATCCTCAATGAGGCCCCGGAGGCCCCTCATACTCGTCACTGGCCCGGGGGTCAACCTAGCCTGGCTTGTGAAGAGGGTGGAGGAGTCTCCCCGGCCACCAACTCCTCTCATCCTCTACGCACTCATGACACCGACAGGAAGCTCTCCAGAGGAGAGGCTTGTAAGGGCTGGAGCCCTCCGTGAAGCGGAGGCTGTTGGAGGTAGGAGGGTGGTTGCTGGCGGGTGGCTGGAGTCCAGCATTAAACTCCTTAAGACTCTGGAGGTGTATAGCCCTTGA
- a CDS encoding OB-fold nucleic acid binding domain-containing protein: MEGDRTRIMDLKEGLRNISISGRVLEAGEPKMVETKRGPATLSEAVIGDESGRVKVTLWGSHAGTLKEGEAVKIEGAWTTSYRGKVQVNVGRESTIERVESDEVPQASDIPEEMPEAQYRGFGQRQPYRGGGFGGFRGGGYQPRRGGGRRRF; encoded by the coding sequence TTGGAAGGAGATAGAACCCGAATTATGGATCTTAAGGAGGGTCTTAGGAACATCTCGATCTCCGGCCGTGTCCTAGAGGCGGGAGAACCGAAGATGGTTGAGACCAAGAGAGGGCCTGCGACCCTGAGTGAAGCCGTCATAGGCGATGAGAGCGGGAGAGTTAAGGTGACCCTCTGGGGTAGCCATGCGGGCACGCTTAAAGAGGGTGAGGCCGTTAAGATAGAGGGAGCATGGACCACCAGCTACAGGGGTAAGGTCCAGGTTAACGTCGGCAGGGAGTCTACAATAGAGAGGGTGGAGTCTGACGAGGTGCCGCAGGCCAGCGACATACCCGAAGAGATGCCGGAAGCCCAGTATAGGGGCTTCGGCCAGAGGCAGCCGTATAGGGGAGGCGGCTTCGGAGGCTTCAGAGGCGGTGGCTACCAGCCCCGCAGGGGCGGCGGTAGGAGGAGGTTCTAG
- a CDS encoding GNAT family N-acetyltransferase yields the protein MQPQSSHHTQEACPLCGEEFGTVTLRGGRRVRIRGLCPGDKEKLLRFYNSLSEETIYTRFFAVVRYFDPYIERLLSDRCTLVIVAEDLETGDIVGMAESFVDEKTGAAEGGIIVREDYQGHGLGSALARVMISVLKLAGVRKLYGYVLSDNQRAITLARKLGARTLREQPGLVRVEVDVEAAARRIAPSTGEKRRGER from the coding sequence TTGCAGCCCCAGTCCTCACATCACACCCAGGAGGCGTGCCCCCTCTGCGGTGAAGAGTTCGGCACTGTCACCCTCAGAGGCGGCCGCCGAGTCAGGATACGCGGGCTCTGCCCCGGGGACAAGGAAAAGCTCCTCCGCTTCTACAATAGCCTCTCGGAGGAGACGATCTACACGAGATTCTTCGCGGTCGTTAGGTACTTCGACCCCTACATAGAAAGGCTGCTCAGCGACAGGTGCACGCTAGTTATAGTGGCCGAGGACCTAGAGACAGGCGATATTGTAGGTATGGCTGAGAGCTTTGTGGACGAGAAGACTGGAGCAGCTGAAGGGGGTATAATAGTTAGGGAGGACTACCAGGGCCACGGCCTCGGCTCCGCCCTCGCCAGAGTAATGATATCAGTACTCAAGCTGGCGGGCGTCAGGAAGCTCTATGGCTACGTCCTCTCAGACAACCAGAGGGCCATAACACTGGCGAGAAAGCTTGGGGCTAGAACGTTGCGAGAGCAGCCAGGGCTAGTCAGGGTTGAAGTCGACGTAGAGGCCGCGGCCCGCAGAATAGCCCCGTCGACAGGGGAGAAGAGACGTGGGGAGAGATGA